The proteins below are encoded in one region of Corvus hawaiiensis isolate bCorHaw1 chromosome 3, bCorHaw1.pri.cur, whole genome shotgun sequence:
- the LOC125322384 gene encoding serine/threonine-protein kinase pim-1-like, producing the protein MGVKKDLEEKPENAKLDCAAHAASRGPPLCGAAPCPPRCRLRRALSVLAAAPLKCHSFWCWRSSTLFWLCLARALARPRPRPLPRPHPEPPRCRRSAGPPPARPCPARRGAASACLSPYWQRRRWKCRSLWCWRSSTLFWLRLARALARPRPRTRPLRRFRPEPSRCRPAPAPSPAASSAASPAASPVRTPPLVSSAAGPEPPEAGAAREAAAPGGPGQNAESAVPPARAEKPPLEQLYRQGPLLGSGGCGSVYSGTRLADGAPVAIKRVSRDRIPEWARLHSGALVPLELALLWMVSRPGFRGAVRLLDWFELPDGFALVMERPERCQDLWYFLEERAFLTEPVARGLFRQVLEAVRHCTSRGVLHRHIKAENVLVDLATGEAKLIDFVCGTVLQDTFYTRMSGTSEYSPPEWILFGCYHGQPATIWSLGILLYELVCGHLPFNTDEDIIRGQLFFPPRVSQECQHLIQWCLSMDPVHRPSLEDLFEHSWLQDRHLDHETADVHPSAQ; encoded by the exons ATGGGAGTGAAGaaagatttagaagaaaaacctgaaaatgcCAAGCTGGATTG CGCGGCTCATGCCGCATCCCGCGGGCCGCCCCTCTGCGGGGCCGCCCCCTGCCCGCCGCGGTGCCGCCTCCGCCGGGCTCTGTCCGTACTGGCAGCGGCGCCGCTGAAGTGCCACTCGTTCTGGTGCTGGCGGAGCAGCACGCTCTTTTGGCTCTGCCTGGCGCGggccctggcccggccccggccgAGGCCCCTCCCGCGGCCCCACCCGGAgccgccccgctgccgccgctctGCGGGGccgccccctgcccgcccctGCCCGGCCCGCCGCGGTGCCGCCTCCGCCTGCCTCTCTCCGTACTGGCAGCGGCGCCGCTGGAAGTGCCGCTCGCTCTGGTGCTGGCGGAGCAGCACGCTCTTTTGGCTCCGCCTGGCGCGggccctggcccggccccggccccgaaCGAGGCCCCTCCGGCGGTTCCGCCCGGAGCCGTCCCGCTGCCGCCCGGCTCCCGCCCCGTCCCCGGCAGCGTCGTCCGCAGCATCGCCGGCAGCTTCCCCGGTCCGAACTCCGCCGCTCGTCAGCTCGGCCGCCGGCCCCGAGCCGCCGGAGGCCGGGGCGGCTCGGGAAGCAGCAGCGCCCGGGGGCCCCGGGCAGAATGCCGAGAGCGCGGTGCCGCCCGCACGGGCGGAGAAGcctcccctggagcagctctaCCGGCAGGGCCCGCTGCTGGGGAGCGGTGGCTGCGGCAGCGTTTACTCCGGGACCCGGCTCGCCGACGGCGCCCCG gtggccatcaaGCGAGTGTCCCGCGATCGCATCCCGGAGTGGGCGCGGCTG CACAGCGGCGCCCTTGTGCCCCTGGAGCTGGCGCTGCTCTGGATGGTGTCGCGCCCTGGCTTCCGCGGCGCGGTGCGGCTCCTGGACTGGTTCGAGCTGCCCGACGGCTTCGCGCTGGTCATGGAGCGTCCGGAGCGCTGTCAGGACCTCTGGTACTTCCTGGAGGAGCGGGCGTTCCTGACGGAGCCCGTGGCGCGGGGGCTGTTCcgccaggtgctggaggccgtGCGGCACTGCACCAGCCGCGGCGTCCTGCACCGCCACATCAAGGCCGAGAACGTCCTCGTCGACCTGGCCACCGGCGAGGCAAAGCTCATCGACTTCGTGTGCGGCACGGTCCTCCAGGACACCTTCTACACCCGAATGTCAG GCACGTCGGAGTACAGCCCGCCGGAGTGGATCCTCTTTGGCTGCTACCATGGCCAGCCAGCCACCatctggtccctgggcatccTGCTCTATGAGCTGGTCTGTGGGCACCTTCCTTTCAACACGGATGAGGACATCATCCGGGGCCAGCTCTTCTTCCCGCCCCGGGTGTCTCAAG AGTGCCAGCACCTCATCCAGTGGTGTTTATCCATGGACCCCGTGCACAGGCCGTCCTTGGAAGACCTGTTTGAGCATTCTTGGCTGCAGGACCGTCACCTGGACCACGAGACAGCAGACGTCCATCCCTCTGCACAGTAG